Part of the Clostridium sporogenes genome, CGTTAACTATGGTAATATCATTAGTTGCCTGTGGAAAGAACACTGCAAGTAATGGAGGAAAATCAAAGGTAGATAAAATAAAAGAAAGTGGAAAATTAGTTATTGGTACCTGTGCAGATTATCCACCCTATGAGTTTCATAAAACTATAAATGGAAAAGATGAAATAGTAGGATTTGATATTACAATAGCAAAGGAAATAGCAAAGGATCTAGGCGTAAAATTAGAGATTAAAGATATGAAGTTTGATGGATTATTAGCAGCCCTACAATCAGGAAATGTTGATATGGTTATCGCTGGAATGAATCCAACAGAGGATAGAAAAAAGAGTGTGGATTTTTCAAAGGTATATTACCAAGCTATACAAAGTGTAGTGGTTAGAGCAGAGGATAAAGGCAAATTTAAATCCATAGAGGATTTTAAAGGTAAGAAAATTGGA contains:
- a CDS encoding ABC transporter substrate-binding protein, producing the protein MSKKILGKLGAIIISLTMVISLVACGKNTASNGGKSKVDKIKESGKLVIGTCADYPPYEFHKTINGKDEIVGFDITIAKEIAKDLGVKLEIKDMKFDGLLAALQSGNVDMVIAGMNPTEDRKKSVDFSKVYYQAIQSVVVRAEDKGKFKSIEDFKGKKIGVQKGTTQEEVAKREMTNSEIKSLGKVTDLVLELQNKKVDGLVLENPVAVSYASNGKDLAVSNVKFENKDKGASVAVKKGNKELVDAIDKTLDKLIKEKSIDKFVTDANKQVE